The DNA window TTCTCATCTTTGCAGATAAGGAACATAAACAGAAAGGTTAAATTATTtgcccaagggcttccctggtggtgcagtggttgagagtccacctgccgatgcaggggacacgggttcgtgccccggtccgggaagatcccacatgctacggagcggctggggccgtgagccatggccgctgagcctgcgcgtctggagcctgtgctccacaacaggagaggccacaaaaaaaaaaaaaaaaaaattatttgcccaAGTTGGCCAACTAACAGGGGGCAGAGAAGGgtctaaaacaaaagaaagtgagCTTTCAGACACATAAGTGTAAGACAAAGTCAAGTGTGACTTCAAAGCCCAcggtcatgggacttccctggcatcgcagtggataggactccgcactctcaatgcagggggtctgggttccatctctggtcagggaactagatcccacatgcgtgctgcaactaagagttcgcatgctgcaactaaggagcaggtGAGGCACAACTAAGGCgccctggagccgcaactaaggagccctggagccgcaactaaggagccctagagccacaacaaaggagcccacctgctgcaactaagactcggtgcaaccaaataaataaataaatattaaaaaaaaaaaaaaggggcttccctggtggcgcagtggttcacagtccgcctgccgatgcaggggacatgggttcgtgtcccggtccaggaagatcccacatgccgcagaggggctaggcccgtgagccacggctgttgagcctatgcgtctggagcctgtgctccgcaacgggagaggccacaacagtgagaggcccacataccgcaaaaaaaaaaaaaaaaaaaaaaaaaaaaaacccacagtcaTTCCATGATACCTCACTGCTTTGGTGTACACAAGAGATAAACCAACCATTAAATATTACAAGGGTACCAAACAATGGTTTTTAGTAAAGAATGTGTCAGCAGTGAGACCGCATGAACTTATGCCAGTAACCTGCAAACAGTCCCTATGAAGTCAATTTTCAACCCTGGCTGCAGAGCTGCCTTGTACAGTTGTATATGCTGTGCACTGCACAACCATATTTGACAGACTTACCTGGCTGTTCATCAAATTCACCTGTGCAATCTTATAAACACACATTTCCCAGGCCCCACTCCTGGAGACTCTGGTTCAGCAGGTCTGAGTTGGTATCCCAGGAATGACTCCAAGGCTAAGCAAGgttcagaagcactgaaattatCTCTTTCACATACCTGGGGGAGTCACCTGAATTTTCTGGTCATCCAGCTCCTCTTCCTGTGGCATCAAGGCCACAAAACAAGGGGGGACATTCTGGCGGGGTGTGTATCTGCACACTGCCATGACCTCCTTCTCCAGACACTTGGTGAGTAGAGCACTGAATAGGGTTGAGCTCCCTGGAAAACAAACATCCCAGGGATCTATATCCTAAAGATGTCTCCTCCTTTCTTAGCCCACATTATAAACCTACAGTTTCTCTCacatttttcaaaagcatttatgATACTTTGATAGCTCAGGGGTGATGGACCCAGAGGTGAGGGTAAAGTGAGGGTAGCAAAGGcatagaaaggaagagaaaggaaagggcacCTCAAATACTCCATTTAGGGGTGTGAATTATTACTGTCAGTTCACTTTTACTATCATTAGGCTAATGACATAAGCCCTAGTTGCTAATGAAAACCAGTCAGGTCAGATCCGGGAGGTTCATTAGCTATAGCACAGAGGAATATAGGTCTGGACAGCACAAATAAACCCAATGGCGAAGTTCATATCATCCTTAATCGCAACACTAGGGAAGAAGCCAGGTTTGTTTTTCCCAAACTCTTTATCTGATGCCTCAAAGAAAGAATTTCATAGCAACTAAGTTTTAAATATGCTAATTCCATATCCCCTCCTGGATATTCACAATGCTATCAGTATATTATAGTTCCTAAAGAAATCTCTTTAACTTTGTTTAGTCCCACGTTTCCAAAATTTATTTGAGTGTGAAACACTTTCAAAACACCCAGTAACACATCCTATATAGTTTCCAGCAGCAGCCATTTAGGAATGCTGCTCGGTAAATTGCCTTCTGCGTTGCTTATTCGTTTATCCTTGGTTTATGCCCCTTACCATTTATCAGGGACTCCTCGGGGTACACGAACAGGGAGGGCCTCAGGTAATGGTGCTTCTTCAGCATTATCAAGGGCTTGAAACCGATGAGAATCAAACCTGGTTCATCAAACCGTTTAAgctcttctgtttcctctttctctaatacAATCTGACGACTCCCATAGGTCTATAGAAGGGGAACAACGAGGGCCACATAGCGAGGATACACAGAGATGCGAAATGGTTGCCATATGACACTAGCAAGTTAAAATCAGCTTTCTTCTAAGGAGCAGGAAGAGGGCTCATCAGAGGCATCTTCCTCCTATCAACAGCAATTGACATGTATTGAGTGCCAGCCAGGCACTTTACTTTTGCCACCCAGTTTATCATCTGTAACAATCCTAGGCAGTAAATGTTAAAaactctgttttacagatgagtgaaCTGAGGCTCTATAGTTAGTAACTTGCTCCAGAGTATACAACCGAATTGGGCTTTGAACTGTACCACATCTGTCTAGTGCTAAAAGCCATGTTCTTCAGGCATTTGTTCCTTCCCTCATTTAATGTGTACTAAACCCTCAGCATCATCCCTGACACACAAAGGATGCTCAAACCTTACCTACTTATTGAGAGGACCTACGTCAGGTATTGTGCTAGGTCTCAGTGTAGgaggctcacacacacacacacatacacacatactacTTCCAAACTTTTAACATTTGCATTTTGATCCTAAATATGCGATTAGTAACAGAACTTAGTAAAGGTCAAATTTGGGCTttataaacaaaaacagagcccTTAAGACTTTTTGTAGGCACAGTTAATCAAGAAAGAAGCTTAGTAACCGGAAGAGCTACTGCCTATGAATAAACCAACGTGGAAAACTAGCTACTTCCAAAATGGAAGGAGAAATTTCTTGTCGTCTTCTCCTCCTGAAAAGTAGGGCAAGACACTCTGGCCTGAAATTTGTGCTCCAAAAGACATCTCGAGGGTtgaatcaaaataatatttaattttagtcaCTTAGTTGATCCTTCTAGGTCCTGAACTTAGGCAAAATCACTCTCCCACGTTTTGCGTAACTAAAAAGGAAGGATGACTCActtgattttaatttcagatatcaAATCTTTCTatagggaactacattcaatatcctgagataaaccatatggaaaagaatattttaaaatgtatatatatatgtataacagaatcactttgctgtacagcagaaattaacagaactttgtaaatcaactgtacttcaattaaaaaaatccttctaTAGATTGAACAAAGGTGAGAGGATGAGGAGAGATAATGTTCTGCATCCTTAGTCTGTCTTTCAGATTAAGAAAGGCatgagggggggcttccctggtggtgcagtggttgagagtccgcctgccaatgcaggggacacgggttcgtgcccgggtccgggaggatcccacatgctgcgggacccgtaagccatggccgctgagcctgcgcgtccggagcctgtgctccgcagcgggagaggccacaatggtgagaggcccacgtaccgcaaaaaaaaaaaaaaaaaggcatgaaggTATCATTTCAAGGCACAGGAAAAAGTGGTTAgtttggcaaagaaaaaaaaatctctccctaAAACGAGGGCACTTCACACCTAACACACTTTCTTTCCCTAGCTCATCTCCCTAGTTAACTATAAAACAATTTCTGCCACTGTACTGGAATTAGACTGTTAAGACTCAGAGTAGCATGTGCTGGCTGATCAAGGGCTGAAGTTTTCACTGACACCTCTTCCAAATACTGGCTCTAACTTTCTAGCTCCCAAGGTATTACTGATCTAGATGCCATATTCCAAAGGGTAATGACAACAACTTTCTAGCTTGGCTAGAAAGATGCGCACATGAAAGTTATTTAACTAGTTAGGCTGATCATGTCTCCCCCTCCCTGTTAACTCTTCAACAGGACAAAATTCAGTAAGAAGGCAGAGACCTACCTGGGACCTCTTGGTGTCGCTAGGCAAAAGCAAACTGCCTGTATTTACATTAAATGTCCGGGTCTTGGTTTTCACTGGTTCATTTGTTTCCCGATAAAGCCTCACTGGAGAAGGTTTGAGAGCCTTCTGGACCATATTATAAATGCCAACAGTGAGCGCTACATCTTTGTTGAGCTTAAGCTTCaacctgaagaagagaaaaaatttttaatttggacAGAAAGAGTATATTTTCCTATCTAAAATTCATTCATGGCACCCAAGCCCTGATTTGTTTTATTCTCTCCAATAACCTAAGCTTTTCGAATACAAATATAAAGCTTTTTAATAATACAATGGAGTTTGCTGTAATACATCTCAGCGTCTATGTTGCACAATCTTAGTCTCAGAATGTACTGTTAACtccttaaaataatgataaagaatGTACCGtactaaaaataatgattttttaaatagagcCTAGCAATTTATTAAATCACTTTACAgttattctctcatttaatcatcataataatCCTATAAGTACTATATTATCTGCTGCTTCTGCTTGTCTACTATACCTTCCCTCTTATTTTAACAATGAAACCCCAATTTTTCTTAGGGAACCACCCTTGCCCCACTGCAGTTTTAGGAAAATGTTCATCCAGGTGATATGCTTTACCCTGACCAAGAGATAGGCACATCTGGCCCAGGCTCAAGCCATCAGACTTATTCTCCTGAGAATCTGGGTCTTAAACAGTGACCAAGAAAGGACACGGTTGGAGGGGATGCTTGCTGACAGTGGTACCCCAAAGACACTGTcaataattcttattttctagATTCCTGGTGCCACCCTGGTTCCTATACTACCCAGTTTTAATATGCTGAAATTAGTCAAGAGTCAGTTTCTGTTACTTGCTACCCAATAACCTTATTGTtgtcatttttacagatgaaaacactgaggctcaggaatGTTACCTAACTTGCCCAAAGACATACAACTAACGAAAACTGGTATTCAAATTCACGTATGTCTGATTCAAAGCTCAGGTACTTTTCCTTTATAACATTTTGCTCCAGAGTATTTATATCAACATCTTAAGCACAAATAGGACCTCTTGAAAATGTGTTCTATAATAAAGACAACAtgcaaaaatatttccaatacaatactgtggggaaaaaagggagaacagaAAACTAACCTATGCTACACATTCtcttcaagcacacatggaacattctctaggacagacCATATACTGAGACACAAGACAAGTCTAAATGCatctaaaaaaattgaaattggaaattccctggtggtccagtggttagaactctgcacttccactgcaggggacacaggtcaatccctggtcagggaactaagatctcacatgctgtgcagtgcagccaaaaagaaaaaaagaaaaaggattgctatcatacaaaatatgttctttaCCCAAAATGGAACTAAGTTAGAGATCCACAACAGAGAGAAATCTGGGAAaacctcaaatatttggaaagtaaacAATACAATTCTAAATAACCCAGgaggtcaaaggagaaatcacacgggaaatttaaaatggttttgaactgaatgaaagtgaaaatacaacatatcaaaaggTATAGGATGCAGCTAAAtcagtgctcagagggaaatttatagctttaaaaccTTTatcccaaaagaagaaaagtcttaaaTTAATAACCCAATCTTCACTGTTTAGCAGTATTTACTTTAAAGAAGAGAACATGTTTAAACAAGTTATAGCTAGTTCAAAGGTATATTGGTTCACACAGTAGAAAGAACATTGGTTTGGGACAGAGCCCTGACTAGAAATTTTAGGTTCCTGGAGCAAGCACCTGGTAGGTATGGTACAATTTGGTAATGTATGATGTGCCCCAGAGATGAGTGTTAGTAACAGATGGGCATTAGTAATAACACCACCCATTTGATGGCTTCCTACTTTAAATCATTCCAGCTTACTAGGTGTTAAACACAGTTGTTTAAAGGCTGCTGAAGGAGAGCTGACAATAAATGTAACCAATTTAAAAACTGCACAATCtgcaaaagtaattttttaaaattgttgtgCCCTCTAAATTTTAGTATCCTGGGAAAAAGCACTGGTCAATGTGGTCTACTCTGGCCTCAGGCTTCAAGTGACCTTGGTTCTATTTCTGAACCAAAAGAGCCAATCGGTTAGTCCCCCCACCCCATATTAAATGTTCACATCTATAAACTAAGGTACCTTTCGACCTTGAAAATGTCATAACTCTAAGTTAAGACAGAATTATAGTATAACATCATGTGGTTTATGTCATaccaaggaaaggaaaatgtgaaagCCCACAGCACAAAACAAGCTGCTTATGTTAAACTTCATCTGAAATGATTTAAGGTTAATAAATGTTACTAATGGGTAGGTTTCAACCCAACTCAAAGCACTGTTTTTatagattaaatgaggtaattatGTTAACAAAGAACTTAGGACATAcggatgaaccagtttgcagggcagaaatagagacacagggcttcactggtggcacagtggttaagaatctgcctgccggtgcaggggacacggattcgagccctggtccgggaagatcccaaatgccgcggaacaactaagcccgtgcgccacagctactgggcctgcgctctagagcccgtgagccacaactattgggcccacgtgctgcaactactgaagtctgcccaccctagagcccatgctccgcaacaagagaagccacctcaatgagaagcccgcgcaccgcaatgccccgcacacagcaagaaagacccaacgcagccaaaaataaataaataaatatattaaaaaagagaaagaaagaaagagagacacagatgtagagaacaaatgtatggacaccaaggggggtaaagtggcaggggtgggagtggtggtgtgatgaattgggagattgggattgacatatatacgctaatatgtataaaatggataactaataagaacctgcagtataaaaaataaataaaattctaaaattcacaaaaaaaagaaaaaagaacttaggacagtgcctggcacataataattatgcaataaaataattctattattttattacagCAAGAATAAGTGTAATAATTTTCTAAGCCTTAGGCAATTAATTCTCAAACAGCtccaatttattattattactaccaaGTATCCTATAATGACTCTCACAAAACAGTAAGAATAGCTAACGTTTATAGCTAATAGTAAGAATAGCTAACATAATTACTATGTTATtccatttaatcatcacagcagCCCTATAAAGAGGGACCATTTTTGCTCCCATTttaatgaggctcagagaagttacatgatttaccccaggtcacacagcagaggaCTAGAATCTGAGCCAATCTGACTCTAGAACCTACTTTTAACCACCATTTGATCCCCCCTGCCACTCCCACCAATATGTGTAGATTTCCAAATTGTAGTAGTAACAATATTCCACCatttcaggaaggagaaaaggtgaCAGGGTAATtgtttgaggaaaaagaaatagttcctgggaggaaaaggagaacaaTGACAAAACTATAACTGTAGCAATGAGCTGCTTCATggtttccttaaaatatttaatttcatggGTTTTCTAGTAGAATTGTCAGTAATCTCTTGAAAACAGCTCAAAAACTACCAAGGGTCTTATTCCTCTATACTGAGGAAACTAGTCTAAAATGAAAGTCTGATGCTCTTTAGGAAGAAACACTGAGGCGGCCTTAGGATTCTAATGTCAAAGGTCTCTAAAGGAAGATAATCAAACCACCTGGTTCTTAATTGGTCTCAAGTTTATAAGAAATTAGAATAACACAATTTTAACAACAAtgataataactaaaatttattgagtttttgCTCTATACCAGGTACTGtcattatccccaatttacagaggagaagaaaacagacaatgTCCTAGTGAGTGCAACTGAGGATACCGTTAGCCGCAACTGTTTACCCCAAAGGAGTGGAGAGCTGTTTTATTTTGGAGAAACAGCATACCAGCTCTTtctagagaaagagaagcaaatagCTTGTGCTATCCTGAAATAAAGCAAGTTTTTTTTTAGAGGAACAGTGAGGCAGTGGTACAGCCCAGAGTTAAGGAGCCAGGGAGGTCAAAGCCATGCACTGCTTATGATCAGTTAGGGGCCTTGTGGGCAGCTGACCCAGGCTTAGTGCCTACCTGTAGAGCACGCGCTTCCTGGTCTCCTTGGCGCGAACCTTCCTCAACAGGTCTTTGAGCTTGCTCGACTCCTCAAAGTGAACCCCTATGTCCTCATCCTCTGCTATGCTGATAATATCTCTGTAGAACAAGGATATGTCAAAGCCCCCACGTTTCCTTAGGTGCAACAAGTCAAGGAAGATACCTGGAGCGAGGATAGACAAAAGTGAGGGGAAACAATTTCCAGCAAGGgagaatttttttcagttaagtTTAAATATGCTGTCAAAAGCTCCCAAAGAACTAGATTGATTATAAACATTTTCAGGACTTAGAGAAAGTGGTTAAGGGGATCAGCTGCTCTAATGACTTCAGACAACTTGTTCAAATAACCACCATTTGTGGTGGCATTAAAGTCAAGAAAAGCTCCCTCTGGTAGAGCCCTTCAGACAACGAATGGCCTGGTCATTTTCACTGGGAATATTACATTGGGGTCTCCCCCAGCTTCACTATACTGTTTCATTTTACTCTGAAGGGTGAAAAGCAACTATCTGACATCAgctataaaaaagcaaaaaaaaattaagtgccaAGTTAAAAGAACAGGGGgcgacttccctggaggtccagtggttaagactcctcgatTCCATTGCAGGCAgcacgggtccgatccctggtcggggaactaagatcccacaagccgcacaatgcggccaaagaaataaaataaaagaacagggGAATGCCGACCTGTGTCACGGAGATCCCCAGCTTTGGTCCTGGCCCTGCTGGCTTTGGCACTGTCATCGCCGTGGGGGTCATCTTCATTGGTGAAAAGCATGATCCTCTTATGGCTCATCTTGAACTGGACATCGCTAAAGAGGTTGGCACAGACCCACAGTACTTCACTCAGGGAGTAGTCAGATCCATGGCCAATTAGGTCTTGGAAACGTttcttcccctcctgccccttaAAGTGGTCAAGCTCTAGCACTCGTTTAGCACCTGATCAGAGACAGGGAGTCAAATGGGCAGAAAAGTCGGAACAGCGTCAGTGTTTTACAAGACTAACAGAAGCTCTTTCTCACCCAGAGCTGTTTAACCCACATAACAAAAGTCTACACCCCAGTAAGAACCCCCTTGTGCAGGAAAGCATACTCCCAGTCAAGATGTTATCTGCTTCCTTCTCCACATCCCCCTTTGTGCATGTTAGTGACCTTCTCATGTAAGGGAAAAGCTGATCTTAGAATACTACTGACCTGGATTATCCAATTCCTGCAAGacgtaaatatttttgaaattcactGAATTTTTGTCCTTCTTCGTACCATAGAACACCACTGCCAAGAGATCTCGATCACTGCTTATGATCTTACTGGTGTATACACTCCGGAtacactgaaaaaacaaacataaaatttcaattaatatttaactACGTACCACTAAACTTAAGCTCCACaggtgcctgacacatagtagggcactcaatatatatttgctgaatttgTACATGGCATTAGAGTAAGGTGTGACCCCTACCTTCAGGAAACTCATAATCCAGTGAGGGTGATGGTCATTTATATTATGCATAACACAAAGCAAAGTGTGGTTAAGTACACAACAGACATATAAGCAGTCCCTACAATAAGAAATCAGAGAATTCAaaacatgtagggcttccctggtggcgcagtggttgagagtccgcctgccgatgcaggggacgcgggttcgtgccccggtccgggaagttcccacatgccgcagagcggctaggcccgtgagccattgccgctgagcctgcgcgtcctcagcctgtgctctgcaacgggagaggccacaacagtgagaggcccatgtaccgaaaaaaaaaaaaaaaaacatgtatatacTCCGGAAGGAAACTCTGctatagggaaataaaaatcaataaaagccCAGCACTAGAATCGGAAAACGTGGATTTGAGTCCCAATGATGTCACTTACTTAATTGGCTGAGTTTGAACAGGCCATTTGATCATTCCttaagtagcttttttt is part of the Phocoena sinus isolate mPhoSin1 chromosome 10, mPhoSin1.pri, whole genome shotgun sequence genome and encodes:
- the XRCC6 gene encoding X-ray repair cross-complementing protein 6 isoform X3, whose translation is MRKKKIKRRALKKVCIRSVYTSKIISSDRDLLAVVFYGTKKDKNSVNFKNIYVLQELDNPGAKRVLELDHFKGQEGKKRFQDLIGHGSDYSLSEVLWVCANLFSDVQFKMSHKRIMLFTNEDDPHGDDSAKASRARTKAGDLRDTGIFLDLLHLRKRGGFDISLFYRDIISIAEDEDIGVHFEESSKLKDLLRKVRAKETRKRVLYRLKLKLNKDVALTVGIYNMVQKALKPSPVRLYRETNEPVKTKTRTFNVNTGSLLLPSDTKRSQTYGSRQIVLEKEETEELKRFDEPGLILIGFKPLIMLKKHHYLRPSLFVYPEESLINGSSTLFSALLTKCLEKEVMAVCRYTPRQNVPPCFVALMPQEEELDDQKIQVTPPGFQLVFLPYADDKRKVPFTEKVMANPEQIDKMKAIVQKLHFKYRSDSFENPVLQQHFRNMEALALDLMEPEQAVDLTLPKVEVMDKRLGSLVDEFKELVYPPDYNPEEKVPKRKQGDEDSGSKRPKVELSEEELKAHVSKGTLGKLTVPTLKEACRVYGLKSGTKKQELLDALTKRFQKA
- the XRCC6 gene encoding X-ray repair cross-complementing protein 6 isoform X1, which codes for MGKCRGLRTARKLRSRRRDQEWHDKQYKKAHLGTALKANPFGVTNMSGWESYYKNQGDEEEEDQEEGLEEGGDYKYSGRDSLIFLIDASEAMFETQDEDELTPFDMSIQCIRSVYTSKIISSDRDLLAVVFYGTKKDKNSVNFKNIYVLQELDNPGAKRVLELDHFKGQEGKKRFQDLIGHGSDYSLSEVLWVCANLFSDVQFKMSHKRIMLFTNEDDPHGDDSAKASRARTKAGDLRDTGIFLDLLHLRKRGGFDISLFYRDIISIAEDEDIGVHFEESSKLKDLLRKVRAKETRKRVLYRLKLKLNKDVALTVGIYNMVQKALKPSPVRLYRETNEPVKTKTRTFNVNTGSLLLPSDTKRSQTYGSRQIVLEKEETEELKRFDEPGLILIGFKPLIMLKKHHYLRPSLFVYPEESLINGSSTLFSALLTKCLEKEVMAVCRYTPRQNVPPCFVALMPQEEELDDQKIQVTPPGFQLVFLPYADDKRKVPFTEKVMANPEQIDKMKAIVQKLHFKYRSDSFENPVLQQHFRNMEALALDLMEPEQAVDLTLPKVEVMDKRLGSLVDEFKELVYPPDYNPEEKVPKRKQGDEDSGSKRPKVELSEEELKAHVSKGTLGKLTVPTLKEACRVYGLKSGTKKQELLDALTKRFQKA
- the XRCC6 gene encoding X-ray repair cross-complementing protein 6 isoform X2, which gives rise to MSGWESYYKNQGDEEEEDQEEGLEEGGDYKYSGRDSLIFLIDASEAMFETQDEDELTPFDMSIQCIRSVYTSKIISSDRDLLAVVFYGTKKDKNSVNFKNIYVLQELDNPGAKRVLELDHFKGQEGKKRFQDLIGHGSDYSLSEVLWVCANLFSDVQFKMSHKRIMLFTNEDDPHGDDSAKASRARTKAGDLRDTGIFLDLLHLRKRGGFDISLFYRDIISIAEDEDIGVHFEESSKLKDLLRKVRAKETRKRVLYRLKLKLNKDVALTVGIYNMVQKALKPSPVRLYRETNEPVKTKTRTFNVNTGSLLLPSDTKRSQTYGSRQIVLEKEETEELKRFDEPGLILIGFKPLIMLKKHHYLRPSLFVYPEESLINGSSTLFSALLTKCLEKEVMAVCRYTPRQNVPPCFVALMPQEEELDDQKIQVTPPGFQLVFLPYADDKRKVPFTEKVMANPEQIDKMKAIVQKLHFKYRSDSFENPVLQQHFRNMEALALDLMEPEQAVDLTLPKVEVMDKRLGSLVDEFKELVYPPDYNPEEKVPKRKQGDEDSGSKRPKVELSEEELKAHVSKGTLGKLTVPTLKEACRVYGLKSGTKKQELLDALTKRFQKA